Proteins from a single region of Mytilus trossulus isolate FHL-02 chromosome 2, PNRI_Mtr1.1.1.hap1, whole genome shotgun sequence:
- the LOC134706075 gene encoding tripartite motif-containing protein 46-like encodes MAFSQSIRKSQTPINCQLCETDKFIKWKCIECNLLMCYNCRDKIHPKFRNATDHKIVDIKDIGQQNEELDFTNIKCIEHSEQFYCLFCKKCENLVCPTCVSKVHKVDANDLIEIREAYDIEIDRLNKETSQMYTAKLRMANKKDILERLIAEQNSTKMKVRQDILSHKSNLIKIVDKYFESLEMELDSSYQSFLEPIEHGISAIIKSSEDIENKKGKLKDVMNATDVITFFQEIKKIEKVETEPGTRISTTNNALPKFIPGEITQANVGVLQSDERKSTELSVDMVINKTHQTDLSTVTYLYPSIHHEKSMWIACSKDKVLKKVRPEKNKLKVIFSINTTVYGIAVLPSNDVLLSSGRTTLQQLRVTTGKLTDSSYNVDPLLSTGIHITSSNKVVVGGYHGKLGRQAVFVINNRGVRETVYEYDQLVQVMGIFMSQIVIQIVSEEAW; translated from the coding sequence ATGGCGTTTTCCCAGTCTATTCGGAAAAGCCAAACACCTATCAATTGTCAGCTTTGTGAAACAGACAAATTTATCAAATGGAAATGTATAGAATGCAATCTTTTAATGTGTTATAACTGTCGTGATAAAATTCATCCGAAGTTTAGAAATGCAACAGATCATAAGATTGTTGATATCAAAGATATTGGACAACAAAATGAAGAATTGGATTTCACTAATATTAAATGCATTGAACATTCCGAACAATTCTACTGTCTTTTCTGCAAGAAGTGTGAAAATCTCGTTTGCCCAACTTGTGTATCAAAAGTTCATAAGGTTGACGCGAATGATTTAATTGAGATAAGGGAAGCATATGATATAGAAATAGACAGACTGAATAAAGAAACTAGTCAAATGTATACGGCAAAATTAAGGATGGCAAACAAAAAGGATATATTGGAAAGACTTATAGCTGAACaaaactcaacaaaaatgaaagtaaggcAAGACATTCTTTCTCATAAAagtaatttaatcaaaatagtTGACAAATACTTTGAAAGCTTAGAAATGGAATTAGATAGCAGTTACCAAAGCTTTCTAGAACCAATTGAGCATGGTATTTCCGCAATCATAAAATCCAGTGAagatatagaaaacaaaaaagggaAACTGAAGGATGTCATGAACGCTACAGATGTTATCACTTTTTTCCAAGAGatcaaaaagattgaaaaagtGGAAACAGAACCAGGAACTCGAATTTCGACAACTAACAATGCTTTGCCTAAATTTATACCAGGAGAGATAACCCAGGCTAATGTTGGAGTTCTACAGAGTGATGAAAGAAAATCAACTGAATTAAGTGTTGATATGgttataaataaaacacatcaaactgaCTTATCGACAGTAACATACTTATATCCAAGTATACATCATGAGAAGTCAATGTGGATAGCTTGTAGTAAAGATAAAGTACTGAAGAAAGTTAGacctgaaaaaaacaaacttaaagtAATTTTTAGTATTAACACAACAGTATATGGCATTGCAGTACTTCCATCAAATGATGTCCTTTTGTCAAGTGGTAGAACAACACTACAACAACTACGTGTTACAACTGGAAAATTAACCGACAGTTCATATAATGTGGATCCTTTACTATCTACAGGCATTCACATTACCAGTAGTAATAAAGTAGTTGTAGGGGGTTATCACGGTAAACTGGGAAGACAAGCTGTGTTTGTTATTAACAATAGGGGAGTGCGTGAAACTGTGTATGAATATGATCAACTAGTACAAGTAATGGGAATATTCATGTCGCAGATTGTGATCCAGATAGTGTCAGAGGAAGCGTGGTGA